A part of Pseudoalteromonas arctica A 37-1-2 genomic DNA contains:
- a CDS encoding LysR substrate-binding domain-containing protein: MNLKDFEYVKAIAQYKHFRKAADACFVSQPTLSGQVKKLENELGVTLFDRSTKQVTLTAKGERLLTQIEIILEQTQILKELAATSNEPLQGKLTIGIIPTIAPYLLPALLTSMKAAFIDSQFSFIEMQTATILEALNKGELDFAILADVPELINYHTVALYKEDFLVAVSHDNALSKHKKVALSDLQGCSLLMLSDGHCFKDQAQKFCFSAGVDVSNQYKGNSLETLLALVAMDDGITFVPKLACTDRVGIDYLPIFPNQQRNVVFACRKHYPHLSGVEQLGEWLSAHPNLKAKLSKKL, translated from the coding sequence ATGAACTTAAAAGATTTTGAATATGTAAAAGCAATAGCGCAATATAAACATTTTCGCAAAGCTGCCGATGCATGTTTTGTAAGCCAGCCTACATTAAGTGGTCAAGTAAAAAAACTCGAAAATGAGCTTGGCGTTACTTTGTTTGATCGCTCAACCAAGCAAGTTACCTTAACAGCAAAAGGTGAACGTTTGTTGACGCAAATAGAGATTATTTTAGAGCAAACGCAAATACTCAAAGAACTTGCTGCTACTTCTAACGAGCCTCTACAAGGTAAATTAACTATTGGTATTATTCCTACCATTGCCCCTTACTTGTTGCCTGCGTTACTAACATCGATGAAAGCGGCATTTATTGATAGCCAGTTTTCGTTTATTGAGATGCAAACAGCAACAATTTTAGAAGCTTTAAACAAGGGTGAACTCGACTTTGCTATTTTAGCCGATGTGCCAGAGCTTATTAATTACCATACGGTTGCTTTATACAAAGAAGATTTTTTAGTGGCGGTATCACACGATAACGCGCTGTCTAAGCATAAAAAAGTAGCGCTGAGCGATCTTCAGGGATGCAGCCTATTAATGTTAAGTGATGGCCATTGCTTTAAAGATCAAGCCCAAAAGTTTTGTTTTTCTGCAGGAGTCGATGTATCTAACCAGTATAAAGGTAATAGTTTAGAAACATTATTAGCGTTAGTGGCTATGGATGACGGTATTACATTTGTACCAAAGTTGGCATGTACCGACCGTGTAGGGATTGATTACTTGCCTATATTCCCTAATCAGCAGCGTAATGTGGTGTTTGCATGCAGAAAGCATTATCCGCATTTATCTGGTGTAGAACAATTGGGCGAGTGGTTATCGGCTCACCCTAATTTAAAAGCTAAATTGAGTAAAAAACTCTAA